Proteins found in one Lysinibacillus fusiformis genomic segment:
- a CDS encoding TIGR03826 family flagellar region protein: MAEVRNCPKCNEFFNYTGVREVCHKCAQSEEELYQIVYRFLRKRENRAATVERIVEATGADKDLLFKWVRKGRLQPAMFPNLGYPCDNCGHLTSKGKLCTKCQDELKSDLRTFEAAKEFRESVQQRDQATYHVDRDKSK, encoded by the coding sequence ATGGCAGAGGTTCGTAATTGTCCAAAATGTAATGAATTTTTTAATTATACAGGAGTCCGAGAAGTGTGTCATAAGTGTGCACAATCAGAGGAGGAGCTTTATCAAATCGTTTATCGTTTCTTACGTAAACGTGAAAACCGTGCGGCAACAGTAGAACGTATTGTGGAAGCAACGGGAGCAGATAAAGATTTACTGTTTAAATGGGTCCGTAAAGGTCGTTTACAGCCAGCGATGTTTCCTAACCTTGGCTACCCATGTGATAACTGTGGCCACTTAACTTCAAAGGGTAAACTATGTACAAAATGTCAAGACGAGTTAAAATCGGACCTTCGTACATTTGAAGCAGCAAAGGAATTCCGCGAAAGTGTGCAACAGCGAGATCAAGCGACTTATCATGTAGATCGGGATAAGTCAAAGTAG
- the flgM gene encoding flagellar biosynthesis anti-sigma factor FlgM, whose product MKITSYGVNAVNAYKNQTRNVKSTENKTSFADKIEISKAAQEMQGFSTYGSERADRMQQLKADIDSGAYKVNARQVAKDMLKYYRF is encoded by the coding sequence ATGAAAATTACATCTTATGGTGTCAATGCTGTGAACGCCTATAAAAATCAAACTCGTAACGTTAAATCCACGGAAAATAAAACATCCTTTGCCGATAAAATTGAAATTTCAAAGGCAGCGCAGGAAATGCAAGGTTTTTCCACATACGGTTCAGAGCGTGCTGACCGAATGCAACAGCTCAAGGCAGATATCGATTCCGGCGCTTACAAAGTCAATGCGCGTCAAGTTGCAAAAGATATGTTGAAATATTATCGTTTCTAG
- a CDS encoding flagellar protein FlgN, translating into MSIEVIFSTLTKLERMHKSLLELAFKKTEIIKVGDIQALDQMLKDEQAHVAAIDKLEQQRQIQVTEYLGAKGFAPTDKMTVADVIEAAEQESEKETLSVVRNRLLLVIDNLRKQNDLNQKLVFQSLQFVNLTLDALRPRPEQFNYSGNEVRGTNTVTKKSYFDSQA; encoded by the coding sequence ATGTCTATAGAAGTGATTTTTTCTACATTAACCAAGCTAGAACGAATGCATAAAAGTTTACTCGAACTAGCCTTTAAAAAAACAGAAATCATTAAAGTGGGTGACATACAAGCACTCGACCAAATGCTAAAGGATGAGCAGGCACATGTAGCGGCTATTGATAAGCTCGAGCAACAGCGTCAAATACAGGTAACGGAGTACCTGGGAGCGAAAGGGTTCGCTCCTACTGACAAAATGACTGTCGCCGATGTCATTGAGGCTGCTGAACAAGAGTCTGAAAAAGAAACCCTTTCAGTCGTTCGCAATCGTCTATTACTCGTTATTGATAACTTACGTAAACAAAATGATTTAAATCAAAAATTAGTATTCCAGTCACTACAATTTGTGAATCTCACATTAGATGCGCTACGTCCACGCCCAGAGCAATTTAATTACTCTGGCAATGAGGTACGTGGCACCAATACCGTTACAAAAAAATCATATTTCGATTCTCAAGCATAG
- the flgK gene encoding flagellar hook-associated protein FlgK, which translates to MRSTFMGLETSRSGLFTQQSALYTTGHNISNANTLGYSRQRVNMQATPGFPTAGLNTPYFPGHMGTGVEAHSVQRIRDEFVDRQFRQETNKLGYWQSTTKSISQMEDIMSEPSEFGINQAFTEFWKSMEDVIADPKDTAARQVMISKGQSLAESFNYMDTQLKLIQGNIGNEINVVTGEANSLLKQIADLNRQIQSIEPNGYMPNDLYDARDILLDRLNEIIPVSISYEKSGGNALAIAEGSMTVIFRPTNGSAAIELVKGKDYTTLQTLDTADQAINGEVDEPNTNGYFGFKEISVVGIDGTTSPINYNQLEPSKGKLLSLIDAYGHSNGKGIYPEMLTQLDLLANEFATVFNTQHKLGADLNGDMGEDFFVINNTTSTAITARNISVGIKEPKKLAVSDTPGEESNNKNMLTLSALQSAVQGNLQGGTFQTFYKSLIGDLGVKGQQAKTLEFNTTTIHLQIENNRAAHNSVSLDEEMTNMITFQQAYNANARMITLIDETLDKIINGMGRVGL; encoded by the coding sequence ATGCGCTCTACATTTATGGGCTTAGAGACAAGCCGAAGCGGTTTATTCACACAGCAATCAGCTTTATATACAACGGGACATAATATTTCAAATGCCAATACACTAGGCTACTCCCGCCAGCGTGTCAACATGCAAGCAACACCCGGTTTTCCAACGGCAGGATTAAACACACCTTATTTTCCAGGACATATGGGGACAGGGGTAGAAGCACATTCGGTTCAGCGTATACGTGATGAATTCGTCGACCGTCAATTCCGCCAAGAAACAAATAAACTCGGTTACTGGCAATCGACAACCAAATCGATTTCGCAAATGGAAGATATTATGTCCGAGCCATCCGAGTTTGGGATTAATCAAGCGTTTACTGAATTTTGGAAGTCAATGGAAGACGTAATAGCTGACCCTAAGGATACGGCAGCGCGTCAAGTTATGATTTCAAAAGGGCAGTCGTTAGCAGAGTCATTCAACTATATGGATACACAGTTAAAGTTAATTCAAGGAAATATAGGAAATGAAATCAATGTCGTAACAGGCGAAGCGAACAGCCTATTAAAACAAATTGCCGATTTAAACAGGCAAATTCAATCAATCGAGCCGAATGGCTATATGCCGAACGATTTATATGATGCACGTGACATTTTATTAGATCGATTAAATGAAATTATTCCTGTATCCATTTCGTATGAGAAATCGGGCGGTAATGCCTTGGCAATTGCTGAAGGAAGCATGACAGTTATTTTTAGACCAACCAATGGAAGTGCAGCGATTGAACTTGTAAAAGGGAAGGACTACACGACACTACAAACGCTAGATACAGCAGATCAAGCAATAAATGGAGAAGTCGATGAACCTAATACAAATGGCTATTTTGGATTTAAAGAGATTAGTGTAGTTGGTATTGATGGCACTACTTCTCCAATTAATTATAATCAGTTAGAACCAAGTAAAGGGAAACTTCTATCGTTGATCGATGCTTACGGTCATAGTAATGGAAAAGGGATTTATCCTGAGATGCTAACACAACTGGACTTATTAGCAAATGAGTTTGCAACAGTGTTTAATACTCAGCATAAATTAGGGGCTGATTTAAACGGTGATATGGGTGAAGACTTCTTTGTTATCAACAATACGACTAGTACAGCAATTACGGCACGCAATATTTCAGTTGGCATTAAGGAGCCTAAAAAATTGGCAGTTTCAGATACACCAGGTGAAGAAAGTAACAACAAAAACATGCTAACTCTTTCTGCATTACAATCTGCAGTCCAAGGAAATTTGCAAGGTGGTACATTCCAAACGTTTTACAAATCACTTATCGGTGATCTTGGCGTTAAAGGACAGCAGGCGAAGACATTAGAATTTAACACAACGACAATCCATTTACAAATCGAGAACAATCGTGCGGCTCATAACTCGGTATCATTAGACGAAGAGATGACCAATATGATTACATTCCAGCAGGCGTATAATGCTAATGCACGAATGATCACATTAATTGATGAAACTTTAGACAAAATCATCAACGGGATGGGCCGCGTAGGATTATAG
- the flgL gene encoding flagellar hook-associated protein FlgL: MRVTQSMLSNNMLRNLNTNYNKMSTYQDQLNSGKMINRPSDDPVVAVKGMGYRIDLDKIEQYQRNIRQAHTWLDSTDKALDQVGNVLNRVKSLIVKAANDTNTTADRQKINQEITQIKQHIQDLANTKVAENYIFSGTNTSSPLFKTDGTIQTPTDLTGLEKPIEVNVFDGIKVQINTGGVDLFGNIDNFMTELQDLLNSDTSGEKIGQALGASFTNGASPTIPGLDALTEALLVKRAEIGAKQNRVELMEERLSLQEINISKQMSLNEDTDYAKTITKMVTAESIHQASLSVGAKIIQQTLVDFIR; encoded by the coding sequence ATGCGTGTTACACAATCGATGTTATCGAATAATATGCTTCGAAATTTAAATACAAACTACAATAAAATGTCAACATATCAAGATCAGCTTAACTCTGGTAAAATGATTAACCGCCCATCAGACGATCCAGTAGTAGCGGTAAAAGGAATGGGCTACCGTATTGATTTAGATAAGATAGAGCAATACCAAAGAAATATACGCCAAGCACATACTTGGTTAGACTCAACAGATAAAGCGTTAGATCAAGTAGGTAATGTACTTAATCGTGTAAAGTCGTTAATTGTAAAAGCTGCTAACGATACGAATACAACTGCTGATCGCCAAAAGATTAATCAAGAAATTACACAAATTAAGCAGCATATTCAAGATTTAGCCAACACAAAGGTTGCGGAAAATTATATTTTCTCAGGAACGAATACAAGTAGTCCACTATTTAAAACGGATGGGACAATCCAAACGCCTACAGATTTAACGGGATTAGAAAAACCGATTGAAGTGAATGTATTTGATGGAATTAAGGTGCAAATTAATACAGGTGGCGTTGACCTGTTTGGGAATATTGACAACTTCATGACCGAGCTTCAAGATTTATTGAATTCAGACACATCAGGGGAGAAAATTGGCCAGGCGTTAGGGGCTAGCTTTACAAATGGAGCAAGTCCCACTATTCCAGGGCTTGATGCGCTAACAGAAGCCCTATTAGTAAAACGTGCAGAAATCGGAGCAAAGCAAAACCGTGTTGAGTTAATGGAAGAGCGTCTATCATTGCAAGAAATAAACATATCCAAACAAATGTCTTTAAACGAAGATACTGACTATGCAAAAACAATTACAAAAATGGTAACCGCAGAATCAATCCATCAAGCCTCCCTATCTGTAGGTGCGAAAATAATTCAGCAAACTTTAGTTGACTTCATCCGTTAG